A stretch of the Streptomyces sp. NBC_01428 genome encodes the following:
- a CDS encoding amidohydrolase, translating into MSEADLLLTGAHVRTLDPALPEATAVAVRDGLIVAVGDTEDIVRVWSGPGTERVDLTGATLVPGLVDAHSHPVWGLEMATGTDLSGVRTLDELRTALRDAPRADGWVVAWGLDHNVFAGRRIDRALVEAELGGAPAFVRFYDGHSALASATALKAAGITGPRTFAQRAEIVCDADGRPTGHLVEHAAMDLMLDAVPRPSFGERRTGLLALLSRMAATGLTGAHVMDLGHGDVPRLLASVEEEAVLPLRLRLAPWCMPGTDQDGLDELIALQSEAGRHWRVGGVKFFMDGTVEGGTAWLEHADCHGQGTDAFWPDLRAYSDAVQRLHDAGVGTATHAIGDAAVRHVLDTVESLGAGGVGRHRIEHIETVPDDTIPRFAALGVAASMQPPHTAYTRGDHADEWSRRLGSDRASRAWRIRDLRDAGAVVALGSDWPIAHYDVRRVLSTAQAPEGAAGARKGLTGLMALEGCTSHAARAAGEDAGRIAPGLRADLTALGVDPACAPADETAEAPVRLTTVGGHITHRGD; encoded by the coding sequence GTGTCCGAAGCCGACCTGCTGCTCACCGGCGCCCACGTCCGTACCCTCGACCCCGCCCTACCGGAGGCGACGGCCGTGGCCGTCCGGGACGGTCTGATCGTGGCCGTCGGCGACACCGAGGACATCGTCCGCGTGTGGAGCGGTCCGGGAACGGAGCGCGTCGACCTCACCGGAGCCACCCTCGTCCCCGGCCTGGTCGACGCGCACAGCCACCCCGTGTGGGGGCTGGAGATGGCGACCGGCACCGACCTGTCGGGCGTCCGCACGCTCGACGAACTCCGGACGGCCCTGCGCGACGCCCCACGGGCCGACGGCTGGGTCGTCGCCTGGGGACTCGACCACAACGTGTTCGCGGGCCGGCGGATCGACCGCGCCCTCGTGGAGGCCGAACTGGGCGGGGCCCCCGCCTTCGTCCGCTTCTACGACGGACACTCCGCCCTGGCCAGCGCGACCGCGCTGAAGGCCGCCGGGATCACCGGACCGCGCACGTTCGCCCAGCGCGCGGAGATCGTCTGCGACGCCGACGGCCGTCCCACCGGTCACCTCGTCGAGCACGCGGCCATGGACCTGATGCTCGACGCCGTTCCCAGGCCCTCCTTCGGCGAGCGCCGCACCGGACTGCTCGCGCTCCTGTCGCGGATGGCGGCCACCGGACTGACCGGCGCGCACGTCATGGACCTGGGGCACGGCGACGTACCACGGCTCCTCGCATCGGTGGAGGAGGAGGCGGTACTGCCCCTGCGCCTGCGCCTCGCGCCCTGGTGCATGCCGGGCACCGACCAGGACGGTCTGGACGAGCTGATCGCCCTCCAGAGCGAGGCCGGACGGCACTGGCGGGTCGGAGGGGTCAAGTTCTTCATGGACGGCACCGTCGAGGGCGGTACCGCCTGGCTGGAGCACGCCGACTGCCACGGACAGGGCACGGACGCCTTCTGGCCCGACCTCCGGGCCTACTCCGACGCCGTGCAGCGGCTGCACGACGCCGGCGTCGGAACCGCCACCCACGCCATCGGCGACGCGGCCGTACGGCACGTCCTGGACACGGTCGAGTCCCTCGGAGCGGGCGGCGTGGGCAGGCACCGGATCGAGCACATCGAGACGGTGCCCGACGACACGATCCCGCGCTTCGCCGCCCTCGGCGTCGCCGCGTCGATGCAGCCACCCCACACCGCGTACACCCGCGGCGACCACGCGGACGAGTGGTCCAGGCGCCTCGGCTCCGACCGGGCGTCCCGCGCGTGGCGCATCCGCGACCTGCGGGACGCCGGCGCGGTGGTCGCGCTCGGTTCGGACTGGCCGATCGCGCACTACGACGTCCGCCGGGTCCTGTCCACGGCGCAGGCACCCGAGGGCGCCGCGGGTGCCCGGAAGGGACTCACCGGGCTGATGGCCCTCGAAGGCTGCACCTCGCACGCGGCACGCGCCGCCGGTGAGGACGCCGGTCGGATCGCACCGGGTCTGCGGGCCGACCTCACGGCCCTCGGCGTGGATCCCGCCTGCGCTCCCGCGGACGAGACCGCCGAGGCGCCGGTCCGCCTCACCACCGTCGGCGGCCACATCACCCACCGCGGCGACTGA
- a CDS encoding GNAT family N-acetyltransferase: MTSLRFRVGDADDAAKVASLHAASWRRHYRGAYADAFLDGDVVADRHAVWSSRLAAPGEHLTVVAEHDAELAGFVHVVFDADERWGSLVDNLHVVHGRQRTGTGTALLTRAAEAVAERATGPSMYLWVLEQNTAARQFYRALGGICVEKAPVPPPGGVPARLHGAPDMLRVAWSGTSFPARRTGR, from the coding sequence ATGACGTCGCTGCGGTTCCGTGTGGGGGATGCCGACGACGCCGCGAAGGTGGCGTCGCTGCACGCCGCCAGCTGGCGCAGGCACTATCGCGGGGCCTACGCCGACGCGTTCCTGGACGGGGATGTCGTCGCCGACCGTCATGCCGTGTGGTCGTCGCGGCTCGCCGCACCCGGTGAGCACCTGACGGTCGTCGCCGAGCACGACGCCGAACTCGCGGGATTCGTGCACGTCGTGTTCGACGCCGACGAGCGCTGGGGCAGCCTCGTCGACAACCTGCACGTCGTCCACGGCCGTCAGCGCACCGGGACGGGCACCGCGCTCCTCACCCGGGCCGCGGAGGCCGTCGCCGAACGGGCCACGGGCCCGTCGATGTACCTCTGGGTGCTGGAGCAGAACACCGCCGCCCGGCAGTTCTACCGGGCCCTCGGCGGCATCTGCGTCGAGAAGGCGCCGGTGCCGCCTCCCGGCGGTGTTCCGGCGCGGCTCCATGGCGCCCCCGACATGCTCCGCGTCGCCTGGTCAGGCACCTCGTTCCCGGCGCGGCGCACCGGTCGCTGA
- a CDS encoding glycoside hydrolase family 3 N-terminal domain-containing protein: MASHQSPAHRSPAKRRVKLATSLALALALAGAAGVQISQAAIIDPSGKGPKFAANTCADTTFRAMTDPQRVGQLFMGSVTPSAPDSKRIALMQQYHVGSVFLAGRSTAGTKATKAVVDPLQAKADTAKGHRVGLLVSTDQEGGQVQVLSGPGFSTIPSALTQGTWTTSKLRSEAAVWAKELKAAGVNLNLAPVADVVPASLGRDNAPIGRFDREFGHTAATVAPYSDAFLEGSTQSGVLPTLKHFPGLGYVRGNTDTTAGVVDSVTTRNSASVSTFDSGIKAGAPFVMISSATYSKIDSKNRAAFSSTVIQGMLRKDLGFKGVVISDDLGNAVAVKSVSPGDRAVKFLSAGGDVVLTVEPNLIPAMTKAVQSRMAQSTTFRDQVDQSVHRVLNAKQKAGLLSCD; encoded by the coding sequence ATGGCATCCCACCAGTCGCCGGCCCACCGCTCCCCCGCCAAGCGTCGCGTCAAGCTCGCCACCTCGCTGGCCCTGGCGCTCGCGCTGGCAGGAGCGGCAGGCGTCCAGATCTCGCAGGCCGCGATCATCGACCCGTCGGGCAAGGGCCCCAAGTTCGCGGCGAACACCTGCGCCGACACGACGTTCAGGGCGATGACGGATCCACAGCGGGTCGGCCAGCTCTTCATGGGATCGGTCACGCCGTCCGCGCCTGACAGCAAGCGGATCGCCCTCATGCAGCAGTACCACGTCGGCTCGGTGTTCCTGGCCGGCCGGAGCACGGCCGGGACGAAGGCGACCAAGGCCGTCGTCGACCCTCTGCAGGCCAAGGCGGACACCGCGAAAGGGCATCGTGTGGGGCTCCTGGTCTCGACCGACCAGGAGGGCGGACAGGTGCAGGTGCTGTCCGGCCCCGGGTTCTCGACCATCCCGAGCGCCCTCACGCAGGGAACGTGGACCACGTCGAAACTGCGCAGCGAGGCGGCGGTCTGGGCCAAGGAACTCAAGGCGGCCGGTGTGAACCTGAACCTCGCACCCGTCGCGGACGTGGTACCGGCGAGTCTGGGCAGGGACAACGCGCCGATCGGCCGGTTCGACCGCGAGTTCGGCCACACCGCCGCCACGGTGGCCCCGTACAGCGACGCGTTCCTCGAGGGTTCCACCCAGTCCGGGGTGCTGCCCACGCTGAAGCACTTCCCGGGGCTCGGCTACGTGCGGGGCAACACCGACACCACGGCAGGCGTCGTGGACAGCGTGACGACGAGGAACAGCGCGAGCGTCTCGACGTTCGACTCCGGGATCAAGGCCGGGGCGCCGTTCGTCATGATCTCCTCCGCCACCTACAGCAAGATCGACTCGAAGAACCGCGCGGCGTTCTCCTCGACGGTGATCCAGGGGATGCTCCGCAAGGACCTGGGCTTCAAGGGCGTGGTCATCTCGGACGACCTCGGGAACGCGGTGGCGGTGAAGTCCGTGTCCCCGGGCGACCGGGCGGTCAAGTTCCTGTCGGCCGGCGGCGACGTGGTCCTCACGGTCGAACCGAATCTGATCCCCGCCATGACCAAGGCCGTGCAGAGCCGCATGGCACAGAGCACGACCTTCCGCGACCAGGTGGACCAGAGCGTGCATCGCGTCCTGAACGCCAAGCAGAAGGCGGGCCTGCTGTCCTGCGACTGA
- a CDS encoding sulfatase-like hydrolase/transferase: MILTDQQRWDTTGVHGNPADVTPEFDRIARTGTHVEQALTPQPVCAPARASLQTGRYPTATGVFRNGIPLPAGMPTIAEVFGAAGYTTGYIGKWHLAAGASGDGPVAPERRGGYQRWLASDLLEYTSDAYRTVLYGEDGEAVRLVGFRSDALVDAAVRFVADHHDRPFFLFLSLLEPHHQNATDDYPAPEGYRERYEGRWMPADLAALAAAAPHGGPHRHMGGYLGQIKRVDEGVGRLRDALRSLDLTDSTVLAWTADHGSHFRTRNDEYKRSAHDASVRVPLALTGPGFTGGGLIRRPVSTADLMPTLVEAAGLPVPEGVQGRSFLPLVGGGDDPGRPEEVFVQISESHVGRAVRTDRWKYAVAAPDGDPWEDSGAAHYVETELYDLWADPHELDNLAGLASHRKIADNLGEALVRWMVRVGETPPEIEPAPVRDAGGRHVDPEVRQLPWAGLPFGHGATTVRPAE, from the coding sequence GTGATTCTGACGGACCAACAGCGGTGGGACACCACCGGTGTCCACGGCAACCCGGCCGACGTCACGCCCGAGTTCGACCGGATCGCCCGTACGGGCACCCATGTGGAGCAGGCCCTCACGCCGCAACCGGTGTGCGCGCCGGCCCGGGCCTCGCTGCAGACCGGCCGGTATCCGACCGCGACCGGGGTGTTCCGCAACGGCATCCCGCTGCCGGCCGGGATGCCCACCATCGCCGAGGTCTTCGGCGCGGCCGGCTACACCACCGGCTACATCGGCAAGTGGCACCTGGCCGCCGGCGCGTCGGGGGACGGCCCCGTAGCACCCGAACGTCGGGGCGGTTACCAACGCTGGCTGGCCAGCGACCTGTTGGAGTACACCTCCGACGCCTACCGGACCGTGTTGTACGGGGAGGACGGTGAGGCGGTGCGCCTGGTCGGTTTCCGTTCGGACGCGCTGGTCGATGCCGCCGTCCGCTTCGTGGCGGACCATCACGACCGGCCGTTCTTCCTCTTCCTGTCCCTGCTGGAGCCCCACCACCAGAACGCCACGGACGACTATCCGGCGCCGGAGGGCTATCGCGAGCGCTACGAGGGCCGTTGGATGCCCGCGGACCTCGCCGCGCTCGCGGCCGCCGCGCCGCACGGTGGTCCCCACCGGCACATGGGCGGCTACCTGGGGCAGATCAAGCGGGTGGACGAGGGGGTGGGTCGACTGCGGGACGCCCTGCGCAGCCTCGATCTGACCGACTCGACCGTCCTCGCGTGGACCGCGGACCACGGCTCGCACTTCCGCACCCGCAACGACGAGTACAAGCGCTCCGCCCACGACGCGTCCGTACGCGTCCCGCTCGCGCTGACCGGACCGGGATTCACCGGCGGCGGACTGATCCGCCGCCCCGTGAGCACGGCGGATCTGATGCCCACGCTGGTGGAGGCCGCCGGGCTCCCCGTTCCCGAGGGTGTCCAGGGCCGGTCCTTCCTCCCCTTGGTCGGCGGCGGAGACGACCCCGGCCGCCCGGAGGAGGTCTTCGTCCAGATCAGCGAGTCCCATGTGGGCCGCGCCGTGCGGACGGACCGGTGGAAGTACGCGGTGGCGGCGCCCGACGGGGACCCCTGGGAGGACTCCGGCGCAGCGCATTACGTCGAGACCGAGCTGTACGACCTGTGGGCCGACCCCCATGAGCTGGACAACCTCGCCGGGCTCGCGTCCCACCGGAAGATCGCCGACAACCTGGGCGAGGCCCTGGTCCGCTGGATGGTCCGCGTCGGCGAAACCCCTCCCGAGATCGAACCCGCTCCGGTTCGCGATGCCGGCGGCCGGCACGTGGACCCGGAAGTCCGGCAACTCCCCTGGGCCGGGCTCCCGTTCGGCCACGGAGCGACCACCGTGCGCCCTGCCGAGTGA
- a CDS encoding alpha/beta hydrolase → MHPPQFTVESSSNGVLERDFTVGDVPGVLWSPTGAAERAPLILMAHGGGNHKKHPAMSGRARRLVSGCGFHVAVLDAPGHGDRPRTAHDEAEIAELFRARAAGEPEGPVVVRYNEHLARIAVPEYRAALDALQELPEIGTDGPVGFWGINMGTAIGVPLVAIEPRITAAVLGQHWPDVLAEKAKRITVPIEFDLQWDDEHITREEGLALFDAFASKEKSLHVNSGTHKELPRFEADSAVRFFARHLGGAGTV, encoded by the coding sequence ATGCATCCTCCGCAGTTCACCGTCGAGTCGTCATCGAACGGCGTGCTCGAGCGCGACTTCACCGTGGGCGACGTCCCCGGAGTCCTCTGGTCGCCGACCGGCGCCGCCGAGCGCGCGCCCCTGATCCTCATGGCTCACGGCGGCGGCAATCACAAGAAGCACCCGGCGATGTCCGGCCGCGCTCGACGTCTCGTGTCCGGCTGCGGCTTCCACGTCGCCGTCCTCGACGCGCCGGGTCACGGCGACCGGCCGCGCACGGCACACGACGAGGCGGAGATCGCCGAGTTGTTCCGGGCGCGGGCGGCCGGCGAGCCGGAAGGCCCGGTCGTCGTGCGCTACAACGAACACCTGGCGCGCATCGCCGTACCCGAGTACCGGGCGGCCCTGGACGCCCTCCAGGAACTCCCGGAGATCGGCACCGACGGCCCGGTCGGCTTCTGGGGCATCAACATGGGCACCGCGATCGGCGTACCGCTCGTGGCGATCGAACCCAGGATCACGGCCGCCGTCCTCGGCCAGCACTGGCCCGACGTCCTGGCCGAGAAGGCGAAGCGGATCACCGTCCCGATCGAGTTCGACCTGCAGTGGGACGACGAGCACATCACGCGCGAGGAGGGACTCGCGCTGTTCGACGCCTTCGCCTCGAAGGAGAAGTCGCTGCACGTGAACTCCGGCACGCACAAGGAGTTGCCCCGGTTCGAGGCGGACAGCGCGGTCCGGTTCTTCGCCCGTCACCTCGGCGGCGCGGGCACCGTATGA
- a CDS encoding cation:proton antiporter regulatory subunit, producing the protein MSSTPLPGIGVRYDLSTREQRRLSVVAHRDGSRTLSAYRQDDPDACALSVRLSSGEAEVLIGALMPAHHSPSLLSTTELGLVAERSELSATSYWNGRLLGETRMRTDTGVSIVAVLRRAEAIPSPGPDFRLAGGDTLIVIGTREGVEAATAILGRE; encoded by the coding sequence ATGAGCAGTACGCCGTTGCCGGGGATCGGGGTCCGCTACGACCTGAGCACACGAGAGCAGCGCCGCCTGTCGGTCGTCGCGCACCGGGACGGCTCACGGACGTTGAGCGCGTACCGCCAGGACGACCCGGACGCCTGCGCGCTGTCGGTGCGACTGTCCTCAGGGGAGGCGGAGGTGCTCATCGGCGCGTTGATGCCCGCGCATCACAGCCCGAGTCTGCTGTCGACGACCGAACTGGGGCTGGTGGCGGAGAGGAGCGAACTGTCCGCCACCTCCTACTGGAACGGGCGGTTGCTCGGGGAGACGCGCATGCGCACGGACACGGGCGTGTCGATCGTGGCGGTACTGCGCCGGGCGGAGGCGATCCCGTCGCCCGGGCCGGACTTCCGGCTGGCCGGCGGGGACACGTTGATCGTGATCGGCACGCGCGAGGGCGTGGAGGCTGCCACCGCGATCCTCGGACGGGAGTGA
- a CDS encoding cation:proton antiporter yields the protein MHSSATFLIEFGAIILGLGLLGRFAGRFQFSPIPLYLLAGLAFGQGGILPLGTSEEFVAIGAEIGVILLLLMLGLEYTASDLVSNLKTQYAAGLADAALNALPGAAMALLLGWGPVAAVVLAGVTWISSSGVIAKVLGDLGRLGNRETPVILSILVLEDLSMAVYLPIVTALLAGTTLAAGSVTLAIALGVAGLVLLVAVRYGRHISRFVSSDDPEKLLLVVLGLTLLVAGLAQELQVSAAVGAFLVGIALSGEVAEGAHNLLAPLRDLFAAVFFVFFGLHTDPSSIPPVFLPALALAVVTAATKIATGYWAARRAGVSVKGRWRAGGTLVARGEFSIVIAGLAVTAGIEPSLGPLATAYVLILVILGPLTARYTEPVARLVGGLRKPSPATGAASDPSAPDREDAVDGQDALDEQDTVGRV from the coding sequence ATGCACTCCTCCGCCACCTTCCTGATCGAGTTCGGGGCCATCATCCTCGGCCTCGGACTGCTGGGCCGGTTCGCCGGCCGCTTCCAGTTCTCGCCCATCCCTCTGTATCTGCTGGCCGGGCTGGCCTTCGGCCAAGGCGGCATCCTCCCGCTCGGCACCAGTGAGGAGTTCGTGGCGATCGGCGCCGAGATCGGCGTGATCCTGCTGCTCCTCATGCTGGGCCTGGAGTACACGGCCAGCGACCTGGTGTCCAACCTCAAGACCCAGTACGCGGCCGGGCTGGCCGACGCCGCGCTCAACGCCCTGCCCGGGGCCGCGATGGCCCTGCTGCTGGGCTGGGGCCCGGTGGCGGCCGTGGTCCTGGCCGGGGTCACCTGGATCTCCTCCTCCGGAGTCATCGCCAAGGTCCTCGGTGACCTGGGACGGCTGGGCAACCGGGAGACACCGGTGATCCTCAGCATCCTGGTCCTGGAAGACCTGTCCATGGCCGTCTATCTGCCGATCGTCACCGCGCTGCTGGCCGGAACGACCCTGGCGGCCGGCAGCGTCACGCTGGCGATCGCGCTGGGCGTGGCCGGGCTCGTCCTGCTGGTCGCGGTGCGCTACGGCCGGCACATCTCACGCTTCGTCTCCAGCGACGATCCGGAGAAACTGCTCCTGGTGGTCCTCGGCCTGACGCTGCTGGTCGCCGGGCTCGCGCAGGAGCTCCAGGTGTCGGCGGCCGTGGGAGCCTTCCTGGTCGGTATCGCCCTGTCCGGCGAGGTGGCGGAAGGCGCGCACAACCTGCTGGCTCCGCTGCGCGACCTGTTCGCCGCGGTGTTCTTCGTGTTCTTCGGCCTGCACACCGACCCGTCGAGCATTCCACCGGTGTTCCTGCCCGCGCTCGCTCTGGCGGTCGTCACCGCGGCGACGAAGATCGCCACCGGCTACTGGGCCGCGAGGCGCGCCGGAGTCTCGGTCAAGGGGCGATGGCGCGCGGGCGGCACGCTCGTCGCGCGCGGCGAGTTCTCCATCGTGATCGCCGGGCTCGCGGTCACCGCCGGGATCGAACCCTCGCTGGGACCGCTGGCCACGGCGTACGTGCTGATCCTTGTGATCCTCGGCCCGCTCACCGCCCGCTACACGGAGCCCGTGGCGCGCCTGGTGGGCGGCCTGCGCAAGCCCTCTCCCGCAACCGGGGCCGCGTCGGATCCGTCCGCCCCCGATCGGGAGGACGCGGTGGACGGACAGGACGCGCTGGACGAGCAGGACACCGTCGGCCGGGTGTGA
- a CDS encoding GlxA family transcriptional regulator — MASRAHTVGVLVFDGMKMLDLSGPAEVFSEANRYGAEYRLSIVAVGGAPVRSSIGMSVPVDVEAAAADPFDTLLVVGGDLLPAAPVDPALAATAKALAAGAERVASVCTGAFVLGAAGLLEGKRATTHWQHTAALARSCRLTRVEPDAIFVRDGSTYTSAGVTAGIDLALALVEQDHGPDLSRKIARSLVVYMQRAGGQSQFSASLQGPAPRTPVLRMIQDAVQADPTADHGLEALAARVRVSPRHLTRMFRAELDTTPMKYVELIRFDRAKALLDAGHNATEAASLSGFPSYESLRRAFARHLGLSPTQYQQRFATTTPTSRARTGR, encoded by the coding sequence ATGGCATCCCGAGCGCACACCGTGGGCGTCCTGGTGTTCGACGGCATGAAGATGCTGGACCTGTCCGGGCCCGCGGAGGTCTTCAGCGAGGCCAACCGGTACGGCGCCGAGTACCGGCTGAGCATCGTCGCGGTGGGCGGAGCGCCGGTGCGGTCCTCCATCGGCATGAGCGTGCCCGTCGACGTGGAGGCCGCGGCCGCGGACCCCTTCGACACCCTGCTCGTGGTGGGAGGCGACCTGCTGCCGGCCGCGCCGGTGGACCCTGCGCTGGCCGCCACGGCCAAGGCCCTGGCGGCCGGGGCCGAGCGCGTCGCGTCGGTCTGTACCGGGGCGTTCGTCCTGGGAGCCGCGGGACTGCTGGAGGGCAAGCGGGCGACCACGCACTGGCAGCACACGGCAGCGCTGGCTCGTAGCTGCCGGCTGACGCGGGTGGAGCCGGACGCGATCTTCGTCCGGGACGGCAGCACCTACACCTCCGCCGGTGTCACCGCCGGCATCGACCTCGCCCTCGCCCTGGTCGAACAGGACCACGGACCGGACCTGTCGCGGAAGATCGCGCGTTCGCTGGTGGTGTACATGCAGCGGGCCGGCGGGCAGTCCCAGTTCTCCGCCTCGCTCCAGGGCCCGGCACCCCGGACGCCCGTGCTGCGGATGATCCAGGACGCGGTCCAGGCCGATCCGACGGCGGACCACGGCCTGGAAGCTCTGGCGGCGCGCGTCCGGGTGAGCCCACGGCATCTGACCCGCATGTTCCGCGCCGAACTCGACACCACCCCCATGAAGTACGTGGAACTGATCCGGTTCGACCGGGCGAAGGCCCTGCTCGACGCCGGACACAACGCGACGGAGGCGGCCTCGCTCTCGGGCTTCCCCAGCTACGAGAGCCTGCGACGCGCCTTCGCACGCCATCTCGGGCTCTCCCCGACCCAGTACCAGCAGCGCTTCGCGACCACCACGCCGACGTCACGCGCCCGTACCGGCAGATGA
- a CDS encoding HD domain-containing protein — MTEYIADVAIPDSKLAQDATDLIRDTTPALIFHHSRRVYLFGSLQAAALGLSPDPELLYVAALFHDTGLVPPYRGDDQRFEMDGADQARAFLLAHGLSESDADTVWTAVALHTTPEVPYKMAPEIAATTAGVETDVLGLRLANITRAQIEAVTAAHPRPDFKRQILEAFTDGFRHRPDTTFGTVNADVLQHFVPEFRRTDFVDVIENSAWPE, encoded by the coding sequence ATGACCGAGTACATCGCCGACGTCGCGATCCCCGACAGCAAGCTCGCGCAGGACGCCACCGACCTCATCCGGGACACGACACCGGCCCTGATCTTCCACCACTCCCGCCGGGTCTACCTCTTCGGCAGCCTCCAGGCGGCCGCGCTGGGGCTCAGCCCCGACCCTGAACTGCTGTACGTGGCCGCACTGTTCCACGACACGGGCCTGGTACCGCCCTACCGCGGCGACGATCAGCGCTTCGAGATGGACGGTGCCGACCAGGCGCGCGCGTTCCTGCTGGCGCACGGTCTGTCCGAGAGCGACGCGGACACCGTCTGGACGGCCGTCGCCCTGCACACCACGCCAGAGGTGCCCTACAAGATGGCGCCCGAGATCGCGGCGACCACCGCGGGCGTCGAGACGGACGTCCTGGGCCTGCGCCTGGCCAACATCACGCGAGCACAGATCGAGGCGGTCACCGCCGCCCATCCGAGGCCGGACTTCAAGCGGCAGATCCTCGAAGCGTTCACCGACGGCTTCAGGCACCGCCCCGACACCACGTTCGGCACGGTGAACGCGGACGTTCTCCAGCACTTCGTCCCGGAATTCCGGCGTACCGACTTCGTCGACGTCATCGAGAACTCCGCCTGGCCGGAGTGA
- a CDS encoding HD domain-containing protein, producing the protein MTETISGVEIPQTAAVAAATAFIRETTNPLIYHHSRRVFLFGSLHARRLGLRPDPELLYVSAMFHDAGLLSPYSAKEQRFELDGADHARAFLLDQGFSPSAAEVAWMAIALHTTPGIPGRLGAEIAATNYGVLTDAVGWGLADLDDAQADEIVAAHPRGEFKRDFLQEFVDGLRDRPDTTYGTVNADVLEHFIPGFRRTSMVERITDAPWPS; encoded by the coding sequence ATGACCGAGACCATTTCCGGAGTGGAAATCCCTCAGACGGCGGCCGTCGCGGCCGCCACCGCGTTCATTCGGGAGACGACGAACCCGCTCATCTACCACCACTCGCGCCGCGTCTTCCTCTTCGGTTCCCTGCACGCGCGCAGGCTCGGCCTCCGGCCTGATCCCGAGCTGCTGTACGTCTCCGCCATGTTCCACGACGCCGGACTGCTGTCCCCGTACTCCGCCAAGGAACAGCGCTTCGAGCTCGACGGCGCCGACCATGCCCGCGCGTTCCTCCTCGACCAAGGATTCTCGCCGAGCGCTGCCGAGGTGGCCTGGATGGCGATCGCGCTGCACACGACGCCGGGGATTCCCGGCCGTCTGGGGGCGGAGATCGCGGCCACGAACTACGGTGTACTGACCGACGCCGTCGGATGGGGCCTGGCGGATCTGGACGACGCTCAGGCCGACGAGATCGTCGCCGCCCATCCGCGCGGAGAATTCAAAAGGGATTTCCTGCAGGAATTCGTCGACGGTCTGAGGGACCGCCCGGACACCACGTACGGGACCGTCAACGCAGACGTGCTCGAACACTTCATCCCGGGATTTCGACGTACCAGCATGGTCGAGCGCATCACCGACGCGCCGTGGCCGAGCTGA
- a CDS encoding NADP-dependent oxidoreductase has protein sequence MRAITAGNRDAGVEGLTLTDIPHPHAAENDVIVRVHAAGFTRGELDWPATWTDRAGHDRAPSVPGHEVSGVVAELGYGTTGLTVGQRVFGLTDWTRDGSLAEYVAVEARNLAPLPADVSHTVAAALPVSGLTAWQGLFDHAQIRTGQTILVHGAAGAVGSMVVQLAGEAGARVIGTGRAADRDTALGLGAHAFLDLQNDRLEDAGEVDVVFDVIGGDVLDRSAALVRPGGTLVTIARPPTVRPKDGRALFFVVEPDRACLTHLVQRISDGRLDARVAAVCPLTEAAAAFVPDRRVSGRTIIQVTEDR, from the coding sequence ATGCGAGCCATCACCGCCGGGAACCGCGACGCCGGCGTCGAAGGGCTGACCCTGACGGACATCCCCCACCCCCACGCGGCGGAGAACGACGTCATCGTGCGGGTCCACGCCGCGGGATTCACCCGGGGAGAACTCGACTGGCCCGCGACGTGGACCGACCGTGCGGGCCACGACCGCGCGCCGAGCGTGCCCGGCCACGAGGTCTCGGGGGTCGTGGCGGAACTCGGCTACGGAACGACCGGTCTCACGGTCGGCCAGCGGGTCTTCGGACTGACCGACTGGACCCGCGACGGCTCGCTCGCCGAGTACGTCGCCGTGGAGGCCCGCAATCTCGCCCCGCTGCCCGCGGACGTCAGCCACACCGTGGCGGCCGCGCTGCCGGTCTCGGGACTGACCGCCTGGCAGGGCCTCTTCGACCACGCGCAGATCAGGACGGGACAGACCATCCTCGTTCACGGCGCCGCGGGGGCCGTCGGTTCGATGGTGGTGCAACTCGCCGGGGAGGCCGGAGCCAGGGTGATCGGAACCGGCCGGGCGGCCGACCGGGACACGGCTCTGGGCCTCGGCGCCCACGCGTTCCTGGACCTGCAGAACGACCGGCTGGAGGACGCCGGAGAGGTCGACGTGGTCTTCGACGTGATCGGCGGTGACGTCCTCGACCGCTCGGCAGCGCTCGTGCGCCCCGGCGGCACGCTCGTCACGATCGCCCGGCCACCCACCGTTCGACCCAAGGACGGGCGAGCGCTGTTCTTCGTCGTCGAACCCGACCGCGCGTGTCTCACGCACCTCGTCCAGCGGATCAGCGACGGACGTCTCGACGCCCGGGTCGCCGCCGTATGCCCCCTCACCGAGGCGGCCGCCGCCTTCGTGCCCGATCGCCGCGTCTCCGGCAGGACGATCATCCAGGTCACCGAGGACCGATGA